A window of Fusarium oxysporum Fo47 chromosome II, complete sequence genomic DNA:
TGAAACTGACCCTGCTTTTGGAAAGGCAAAACTGGCGTGTTCTTTGTACAGGTTGACTTCTTACCCAAGCTCTTGGAACGATTCCCGACAAAGGTCGTGAAAATTGATAACACGTTCCAGTACGGCCAAAAGGACAAGACGGGTGCTAACCGATGGGTTGTCTTCCATGACACGGCCCTTAAGCCTTTTCAGGTAAGTATCGCCCATGTTGGATATCTTCAGGGATTCGAAGAACTAATCACTCCATCAAGCATCGCTTCGCCGAAAGCCTCGGCAGGGCATATCAGTTCAGCCAGGCAGCTCTCGAGATTATTTCGAAAATGGGCTTCACCCCAGGTGTAGATGTTGGCAAGTTCTTCGAAGGGTTGCGTGGAGCGATCGGGCACTATCTACGTACCTTTGGAGAGAAATGACAAGAGAGATAAAGCCAACAAGAATAAACAGACGAGATACGTGTTCAATTAACTCACATTCGCCACTCATGGTTCCTCGGCAGACTTTaaaacttcttcttctacaGTACTCCTCAGGAGGACTGCTCTGTAACACGAACGGAACGGAACGGAATAAACACAGTTAAATGGCACGCTAAGTGTAGCGATGACGTTGGGATATCTACAGCATGTTGGCTTTTCCTAGTAGCTTGAAATTTGAAACACGATGGTCTCAACTCGCGGATGAAATATGACATGACTGGCCCTTGACATTTCAAATGTATGACACCCTCATGAGGTTTGAAGACGAAGCTTACACAAGATTTATGTGTGTACAACGCCTGGGAGTCGAAGCATGAGCGTTCACCAAGCATAGACCCTATTCAGGATTCTCGGGAGTCAATTTCCAGAAGCCATGCTGTAAGCAGTTGACTACCGGACGCCTTTGTATGCATACCAATCATCGGGCGACCTCAACTCAGCAACATGGAATTTGACTATTGCTAATCTGTTCATAAACACTTGGCTAGGAGATGATGCTCCGTAGAGTAGAGACACCATATAAAATC
This region includes:
- a CDS encoding uncharacterized protein (expressed protein), giving the protein MAESVSTVELGDEIAVEVSDKSKSIPVTFSQDRHEKTVDYYSGTFTNASRSKTGVFFVQVDFLPKLLERFPTKVVKIDNTFQYGQKDKTGANRWVVFHDTALKPFQHRFAESLGRAYQFSQAALEIISKMGFTPGVDVGKFFEGLRGAIGHYLRTFGEK